The Porites lutea chromosome 4, jaPorLute2.1, whole genome shotgun sequence genome contains a region encoding:
- the LOC140935818 gene encoding 7-dehydrocholesterol reductase-like — protein MRTPSEANSGGSQAHHSASSGVGPNHTMESETQNGHMGVLDSEKSRVTRRKPDENQTKIASSPKIVRSQNDIINLSPGLPGVSVAILGSVMLLWPPVCVAFFWLSCHSYQCSLGSLGKVVLGKLSDGTIITFCRQVFPAVSSEAIILYMAWMILQVILFIALPGRIRRGTATPAGNVLSYKCNGISAWVVSHLLFLILVKKGFINATIISDNWGVLMVISNVFGFGLAMFAYVKAYSFPSHPEDRCFSGSAFYDFFMGIEHNPRIGSFDFKLFFNGRPGIVAWTLINLSFAAKQYNDFGYVTNSMILLNILHGTYVVDFFLNESWYLRTIDIAHDHFGFYLAWGDTVWLPFMYTLQSVYLARQPVSLPWWGCVGTFLLGLTGYLIFRSVNHQKDYFRVEMKANDKCTIWGKPAQYIRASYQTTDAEQKMSYLLASGWWGLSRHFNYVGDLMNALSYCLACGTGHILPYFYFLFMFILLIHRSFRDDVRCKQKYGAYWDKYCQLVPYRIIPFVF, from the coding sequence ATGAGGACACCTTCAGAGGCCAACTCAGGTGGGAGCCAGGCTCATCACTCAGCTTCCAGTGGTGTGGGTCCCAATCACACCATGGAGTCTGAAACACAGAATGGTCACATGGGTGTGCTCGATTCAGAGAAATCACGTGTCACCAGAAGAAAACCAGACGAAAACCAGACAAAAATTGCCTCTTCTCCTAAGATCGTCAGAAGTCAAAACGACATAATTAATTTGTCACCAGGCCTACCTGGTGTCAGCGTTGCTATTTTAGGATCCGTCATGTTGCTTTGGCCACCGGTGTGCGTTGCGTTTTTTTGGCTGTCCTGTCACTCTTATCAGTGCTCGTTAGGAAGTCTGGGAAAGGTGGTCCTCGGCAAGTTATCCGACGGAACTATTATCACTTTCTGCAGGCAAGTCTTCCCAGCGGTAAGCAGCGAAGCAATCATTTTGTACATGGCTTGGATGATTCTGCAGGTGATTTTATTCATTGCCCTGCCCGGCCGCATCAGAAGAGGCACTGCCACGCCAGCCGGGAATGTGCTTAGTTACAAGTGTAATGGTATCAGTGCTTGGGTGGTGTCACACCTTTTGTTTCTCATCTTGGTGAAGAAGGGCTTCATTAATGCCACCATCATCAGCGACAACTGGGGAGTCCTGATGGTCATCAGCAACGTGTTCGGATTCGGCCTGGCCATGTTCGCTTATGTGAAGGCGTACTCTTTTCCGAGTCATCCCGAGGACCGTTGCTTCAGTGGATCGGCCTTTTACGATTTCTTCATGGGCATTGAGCATAACCCGAGAATCGGttcttttgatttcaaactgttTTTCAACGGACGGCCAGGAATAGTCGCTTGGACTCTGATTAACCTGTCCTTCGCCGCTAAGCAATACAATGACTTCGGCTATGTCACCAATTCCATGATCCTGCTCAACATTCTGCACGGAACCTACGTCGTAGACTTCTTCCTCAACGAATCTTGGTACCTGCGCACAATAGACATCGCTCACGATCACTTTGGTTTTTACTTAGCCTGGGGCGACACTGTCTGGCTCCCATTCATGTACACCCTCCAAAGTGTCTACTTGGCCCGGCAACCTGTAAGCCTGCCATGGTGGGGCTGCGTTGGCACGTTTCTTCTGGGTCTGACCGGATATTTGATTTTCCGTTCAGTCAATCACCAGAAAGATTACTTCCGGGTTGAGATGAAGGCGAATGACAAGTGTACAATCTGGGGGAAGCCAGCGCAGTACATCAGGGCATCCTATCAAACCACGGACGCCGAGCAAAAGATGTCTTACCTACTCGCTTCTGGCTGGTGGGGACTGTCACGCCATTTCAATTACGTCGGTGACCTGATGAACGCGCTGTCGTACTGCTTGGCGTGTGGCACTGGTCAcattttaccgtatttctactTCCTCTTCATGTTCATCCTTTTGATCCACCGTTCGTTCCGCGACGATGTCAGGTGTAAGCAGAAGTATGGAGCGTACTGGGACAAGTATTGCCAGCTCGTACCATATAGAATCATTCCTTTTGTGTTTTAA